AGAACAACCTCATAATGGAAGATACAAGATAAAAACAACTAACTGGGATTCTGCATATATGTGAAGCAAAAAAAGGAGTTTAGTGATTAATTTAAAAGACAAGCCAAAATAACTAGTCtttcaagaataatttatttagcTGCTGCTAATTGATACTTACTCATTGGGTggtttagaataaaaaactgtttaaCATGAGAAGAGTGACACTCCCTTGAGAATAGAAAAGGGACATGCAATTTAAGAATGGAAGTACACAAACCATATTTTCATGGTCAGCAGCAATCTTATTTGTGCAGAGATATACAGCAGGTATCACATCCTCAGGAGACAAGGCCAACAAACTGTGCCATGAGAAACATTGCAAGCAAACAGCATGCCCCAATAAGTCCAGGTATAATACAGTGCATCCTCTTCTAAAAACAAGTTTTCATAGCaaggaaatatttttcttttaaaggatgAAACAAAAAAGTGCAATCAACATCAACAAACCTTCTAAACATATTGCACAGCATAGAAGCTGCTTTTATCTTGCCCTTCTCACCCTCAACCAGATCAAAAGTCCGAGCAAGATGTAAATATGGGGCAGGCTGCCCAAGCTTCCAGCATGCTGCACATGTATCTCAGCATGATTTAACATTTAGATTtggataaaattcaaaattgagaTATGCATTCTTGGAAGATATGCTACTTAATTAACTTTTTCCAAACTAAGTACACCGACCGTGCTCTATTGGAGAATATTTTTCCGGCGGTAATGATACAAGAGTTGCAGCTATAGTCTCTCTTGATAGCCCCTTAGCTTCAACTATATTTCCTGATTCCTTCTCTGATACTTTTTTCTCTAGCTCAGAACTGCAACTTTGGATACAGCATTCAGGTTGAATCGATTTGCTACTGACCACCAACCTCTCTTCATTCTCACCAAGGTTACCCTCAGGTTTACTATAGTATATGTCCAGAGCCATATTAATATCTCCTTTTGTCTTCTTCAGGATGGAGGAAACATAGTATCTTGATGATTCATCAACATTTACTATCTTAATGAACTGCTCAACCTGTTCTTCATAAGATGTGATAACCTCACTTGGAAATGAATTTTCATCATCAGAAAGTTGTTCAGACATACCATCCCCACTTTGAGAATCATTACTCACTATCTTACTGAAGAACCTTGTTATTGTAGATTGTTTCGAGCCACCAGATTCTGGTTTTGAGCCAacttttcctttcttaattGACTTTTTGTCAaggtttttcttccttttcccaGAAGAGAGACTGCTGCTCTTCATGGAACTCCTAATGTTGAGTAAACTGTAGCTTTGGCTACCATGAATATCCTCCATTTTCTGAGGGCTGCTTCCCACAGAACCCAGTTTAGATAGTGACACAGAATCATTGAGTGAGCTTGTCTGAGATGTACATACAGAATTTGTATGCCCAATGACCTGCTCACGAAATTCAGTTTCACGCTCATAGAAATTAGAAACTGCTTCAATGACATTTCCATCTGAGCAGCTAAGGAGATCTAACATCTGGTTTTGAGTGACCCAGATGGGCAAGCAATCACGAAGTTCTTGTATGACTTCCTCTGATCCCTTATCATTCAGCAAAGTTGAATCTTGTGAACCAGGTTCTTGCATAGAAGATGAAGATACTGCAAGAAATCCTGATTCTGTACTTTCTTTGGTTTTCCTTTTGGAAAAAGTCACATGTTTCTCTGCATCCAGCTCCTTGTTCAGGACAGTTCTCGtattattttcaacattttcatctGCTTCCAGGCACCCGCGTTGAAAACCCTTCAAGAATTCATGCTTGATGGCCATTTCATCAACCAAACCAGCAAAATGCTTTCTCATGGCATTAGCATGTTTACTGTCAAGTTTCTCAATGTCCAATCCTACTGTAGGAATAACACGCTTTGGTCTCAAAAATTTAACATATTCTCTGAGCTCATCATAGTTTGAATGTTCACTGTATGGTACAAGATGGATCTCAAATGAATCCTTAGTCCTCATGGCAAACTTGTTGCGCTTTACTTCATACGTCCACCCCGTAGGAACAAAGCCCACAACTTTTGAGTACCCTCTTTCAATCATAATCTCCTTCATCTTCACAAAATTGGGTCTAAAATAAGGCCAAGTCTCACCCAACACATTCCATCCAACGACATGAACATCACTCTTAGATTCATCCTCTGTAAATACCCCACCATCCTCATACCCTAAAACTCGCAACACCGACATTTTTCTACCATCTACATGTATTTTACAGTTACGCCTTCTTGATATTTCAAGCAATATCCTCTCTTTTCCAATAACATAAGTAGCTACAAGAAACAAAACAGACTTCATCAAACCCTTGTTCTCAAGGCCAATTCTCTCTATCGCCTCAACTATATAATCAACAGATTCATCTTGAGACGGAAATACAAACTTTGGATTACAATAGGTCGTATCCAAAAAAACCGCTTCAGAACCAACAAATTCACCCAAACAAGGCTCCAATTTCATCGATTCACAAAACCTAAAATCACCAGTATGAACATACCTTTCAAACCTACCATCTACACCAGGAACCTTGAACAAAAATTGCACCGCTCCGGGGCAGTGATTTGCATCGAGAAGCGCCACTTCACATCCATCAATCAAAACGGGTTGGGACACCGCCAAAGGATAAACAAACAAAGAAGAGACTCCAAGCACTTCAACGAGAAGGCGTGCAGTTGTATTTGAACAGAATATAATACCATTGGACCACTTAGGGCTGAGCCCGGAATAGTGATCGGAGTGGAAGTGAGAGAGGAAGTAGGTGACGGAGTAGTCGCCGGAGCACCGAAACCCATCGACAACGAACCGGGATTTGGGAATGAGCTTGGACTGAGGAAAATTGGTGGGGATTGGGGGGAGAGGGGAGTGATTGGAGAGaaaagagagggagggaggtggaggtggaggggGTTGGGGAGATTGGTGTTGAGAGAGTAATTTGTGGGAGTTGAGAAAAAGGTGAGTGGAATCTAACGTCATGGTTTCGGAGGAGGAAGATTGGGGAGCCGCCATTGGGGTTTCTGGCAGTTGAAGCGGTGGTGGGTGCTTACAGAGGGTCGGAGTGGGGAGGTTGGATGGCGCCAAAGCGTCGCCCACTGTCCGTACTATCACATTTGAAGTTCATTGTTCGGTTGGTCACATCTTTTCATTCTTTGAGCTTTttcgtgtatatatatattggtatgTCTGGTTATCGAAAACTTAACGGCATGTTTGGTTCGAAAATTTTGTGGGTTACTGAAAATTTAACGCCATGTTTGGTCCAAAAAATTTGTgggaaaatgtaaataaaagaaaacaaagaaaaaaatagatttaaagtcaataaattattttttatataatatttgaaacttttttcatttatttcaactTATCgatataaagataaaacaatttgaaaatgcataagtttttaattagtttaaattatatttgattttcttaaatattttttatacaacagtcaaatataaagaaaattattttctttaatatttttttctttttttagtattttctaagaaccaaacatagtataaaggaaaatgtaagaaaaattgaaagaaaaaaaataaaaaataaaaacctaaaataaaacaaaaataaagttaCATTGAGATGGGTGTGGACTTGGGTGTAATCGAGCCCACATGATTGGGCTTAACTAAAAAGCTTGCAATAATGAAATGGTGTCTTTTCCAAACATCTTTTCTATTAAGATACACCTTATTTGATATATGGAAATTCTCTACATCTATAAAAGGGACCTCTTCCATGACACTTAAGTTTGTAGTAATCTAACTTAAAGgtattttgaatatttgaaatggCATGGATTCTAAGCATTTATCTTCAATTAACTTTATTAACTTGCTTTACTATTGCATAAATTGCCTTATTAAGTTTTCCAAGCTTGAGTTTGATGATGAGGATTAGTTTGATAATGAAAGTTCTAAGGAGGCATCCTTGAGGTGTAAACCTACTAACCACTACCTTGATTTCTTTAGAATTGATTACCTTACTGCTAAAATTAGTCATTATTGTTTCCTCTCTATAACAAATTTTGGTGGTTTCTCCAATTTGGACTATAAgttcaagagaaagaaaagtcaTTCTCAAATTGTTTGTAATTACCAACATGTAAGAAAAAATATCTTGTTTTTTGAACTTGCTAGCATTTGCTTCAAACTTTCTATCCCATGATTGCTTGCCCTCTACTTCACTCTATAACATTCATTGTTCATTCACAAGTTCCAAATATCTCATATGTTAATATTTAACTCCTTACTCCACCATGGTTGAAAATAACTCTtgtaatttacattattttcctCCTTTAAACTTGAGATTAATCTCAAAATAGAAGTTAAATCAATAGTTAGGATCTTAAcatcaatttttcttaaattgggtgatttaaatttataatattccATAATTCTTATCTTTTATGTGCCATCGGAGCACATATTTAAGCtataatcaattattttaactaCCATTTCTAGTTAGAGACTATTATACATGACATGTATTATTATAACTCTTATTAGTTAAAGTTATTTTGGACTCATTTGCTAATTTGGAGATTATTATATATGGGCTCCTTTGTCAGTGATgtatatattttgattattaagtTAATGTTGATTGATGCttattgttattaattattaatggaTGATGAAATAGAGAACTTATTAATGTATTTAGATAAGTTGTTGTCTTGAAAAGAAATTCTACTGATATCgtgttttgaaaatataattttagtattttacatttgtgaaaccaatgtttggttaatctcgattgtgatgataacaaaacaaggtttgaaactaatgattatatttcaagtgtgattaggcaagaagatttccaaagtggcaatcaccaagacaaaatcaagccaaagagaaattaataagaagaagaagacctcacagaaaagtgtttttcaagacctaagctTTAAAGAATTTCTTTGTAAAGTTTTTGGTGTATTA
Above is a genomic segment from Vitis riparia cultivar Riparia Gloire de Montpellier isolate 1030 chromosome 14, EGFV_Vit.rip_1.0, whole genome shotgun sequence containing:
- the LOC117930410 gene encoding DNA ligase 6 isoform X8, producing the protein MAAPQSSSSETMTLDSTHLFLNSHKLLSQHQSPQPPPPPPPSLSFLSNHSPLPPIPTNFPQSKLIPKSRFVVDGFRCSGDYSVTYFLSHFHSDHYSGLSPKWSNGIIFCSNTTARLLVEVLGVSSLFVYPLAVSQPVLIDGCEVALLDANHCPGAVQFLFKVPGVDGRFERYVHTGDFRFCESMKLEPCLGEFVGSEAVFLDTTYCNPKFVFPSQDESVDYIVEAIERIGLENKGLMKSVLFLVATYVIGKERILLEISRRRNCKIHVDGRKMSVLRVLGYEDGGVFTEDESKSDVHVVGWNVLGETWPYFRPNFVKMKEIMIERGYSKVVGFVPTGWTYEVKRNKFAMRTKDSFEIHLVPYSEHSNYDELREYVKFLRPKRVIPTVGLDIEKLDSKHANAMRKHFAGLVDEMAIKHEFLKGFQRGCLEADENVENNTRTVLNKELDAEKHVTFSKRKTKESTESGFLAVSSSSMQEPGSQDSTLLNDKGSEEVIQELRDCLPIWVTQNQMLDLLSCSDGNVIEAVSNFYERETEFREQVIGHTNSVCTSQTSSLNDSVSLSKLGSVGSSPQKMEDIHGSQSYSLLNIRSSMKSSSLSSGKRKKNLDKKSIKKGKVGSKPESGGSKQSTITRFFSKIVSNDSQSGDGMSEQLSDDENSFPSEVITSYEEQVEQFIKIVNVDESSRYYVSSILKKTKGDINMALDIYYSKPEGNLGENEERLVVSSKSIQPECCIQSCSSELEKKVSEKESGNIVEAKGLSRETIAATLVSLPPEKYSPIEHACWKLGQPAPYLHLARTFDLVEGEKGKIKAASMLCNMFRSLLALSPEDVIPAVYLCTNKIAADHENMELNIGGSIVTSAMEEACGTSRSKIRAMYNSLGDLGDVAQVCRQTQSFLAPPSPLLIKDVFSMLRNIRQWKYCSKEKPYFESHAVL
- the LOC117930410 gene encoding DNA ligase 6 isoform X10 — protein: MAAPQSSSSETMTLDSTHLFLNSHKLLSQHQSPQPPPPPPPSLSFLSNHSPLPPIPTNFPQSKLIPKSRFVVDGFRCSGDYSVTYFLSHFHSDHYSGLSPKWSNGIIFCSNTTARLLVEVLGVSSLFVYPLAVSQPVLIDGCEVALLDANHCPGAVQFLFKVPGVDGRFERYVHTGDFRFCESMKLEPCLGEFVGSEAVFLDTTYCNPKFVFPSQDESVDYIVEAIERIGLENKGLMKSVLFLVATYVIGKERILLEISRRRNCKIHVDGRKMSVLRVLGYEDGGVFTEDESKSDVHVVGWNVLGETWPYFRPNFVKMKEIMIERGYSKVVGFVPTGWTYEVKRNKFAMRTKDSFEIHLVPYSEHSNYDELREYVKFLRPKRVIPTVGLDIEKLDSKHANAMRKHFAGLVDEMAIKHEFLKGFQRGCLEADENVENNTRTVLNKELDAEKHVTFSKRKTKESTESGFLAVSSSSMQEPGSQDSTLLNDKGSEEVIQELRDCLPIWVTQNQMLDLLSCSDGNVIEAVSNFYERETEFREQVIGHTNSVCTSQTSSLNDSVSLSKLGSVGSSPQKMEDIHGSQSYSLLNIRSSMKSSSLSSGKRKKNLDKKSIKKGKVGSKPESGGSKQSTITRFFSKIVSNDSQSGDGMSEQLSDDENSFPSEVITSYEEQVEQFIKIVNVDESSRYYVSSILKKTKGDINMALDIYYSKPEGNLGENEERLVVSSKSIQPECCIQSCSSELEKKVSEKESGNIVEAKGLSRETIAATLVSLPPEKYSPIEHACWKLGQPAPYLHLARTFDLVEGEKGKIKAASMLCNMFRSLLALSPEDVIPAVYLCTNKIAADHENMDSFLWNGNFYHLYLYSLN